In Planktothrix serta PCC 8927, a single window of DNA contains:
- a CDS encoding segregation/condensation protein A, with the protein MNVATPQDALTALSEGIALLIDLAQRGEIDPWDVQVIDVIDRYLSKLTPLEESSSSNNFAELSQSGQAFLYASMLVLLKADSLMATETVDPNAGLTEGEDFLELDEGGNGIQRPQQLERQLRRRAVAKIPQKRRVTLQELIEQLQLMAATIEAQKARPRPRANTAKARATTARAIAELAHQENLVEMATEVERLLNLQGSQQSQEWFDLEQLLTLWLQTKQPEHPPIPEENPIQHSPNHDRVGVFWALLLLSAQSKVELAQEEFYQDLKVRSLTEPPPKP; encoded by the coding sequence CTGAACGTTGCTACCCCTCAAGATGCTTTAACGGCTCTCTCCGAGGGAATAGCACTCCTAATTGACTTGGCACAACGGGGAGAAATCGATCCTTGGGATGTGCAGGTGATTGATGTCATTGACCGTTATCTCAGTAAACTGACACCCCTAGAAGAATCAAGCTCTAGCAATAATTTTGCCGAATTATCTCAGTCGGGGCAAGCCTTTTTGTATGCCTCAATGTTAGTCTTGCTCAAGGCCGATAGTTTGATGGCAACGGAAACGGTAGACCCGAATGCAGGGTTAACTGAGGGAGAAGACTTCTTAGAACTGGACGAAGGGGGGAATGGCATTCAACGTCCTCAACAACTGGAACGGCAACTGCGAAGGCGGGCTGTTGCCAAAATCCCTCAAAAACGGCGAGTCACATTGCAAGAACTGATTGAACAGTTGCAACTGATGGCTGCTACTATTGAGGCACAAAAAGCCCGTCCCCGTCCCCGTGCTAATACCGCCAAAGCTAGAGCGACAACAGCACGGGCCATTGCTGAGTTAGCCCACCAGGAAAACTTAGTGGAAATGGCGACGGAAGTAGAACGACTCTTGAACCTGCAAGGATCACAACAGAGTCAGGAATGGTTTGATTTGGAGCAGCTATTAACCCTGTGGTTACAGACAAAGCAACCGGAACACCCCCCAATCCCTGAAGAAAACCCTATCCAGCATAGCCCCAATCATGACCGGGTGGGAGTGTTTTGGGCACTGCTGTTATTATCGGCTCAGTCTAAAGTGGAACTGGCTCAAGAGGAATTTTACCAAGACCTAAAAGTTCGCTCTTTGACTGAGCCACCTCCCAAGCCTTGA
- a CDS encoding DUF3153 domain-containing protein yields MIKIIKQLTIVFCAIFLLSGCVRYDVGVEFQDQTHGQIVQKIQLGERLTSFSHEVIDEWISSLERRVRQLRGKTKRLSKQEILVTIPFNNGKNLEEKFNQFFNPAEFNTQKSQKNSDVVLPQFSSDLNLKQNNFIFALRNHLNLELDLRSLSLLSTSENVLISSGNLLELQFMLTTPWGAKVINPISMAEVSGEPILVNVESKGKQVIWTLKPGEINHLEAIFWVPSPIGIGTVLIILITALGIYLKSNVRPSIKTVKNPIPTKV; encoded by the coding sequence ATGATCAAAATCATCAAACAATTAACAATTGTTTTTTGTGCCATTTTTCTGCTGAGTGGATGCGTTCGATATGATGTGGGAGTGGAATTTCAGGATCAAACTCATGGTCAAATTGTTCAGAAGATTCAATTAGGAGAACGATTAACCAGCTTTAGTCATGAAGTCATTGATGAATGGATATCCAGTCTGGAAAGACGAGTTAGACAGTTAAGAGGGAAAACAAAACGACTGTCTAAACAAGAAATTTTAGTTACAATTCCCTTTAATAATGGCAAGAATTTAGAGGAAAAATTCAATCAATTCTTTAATCCCGCCGAATTTAATACTCAGAAATCCCAGAAAAATTCCGATGTTGTATTACCTCAATTTTCCTCCGATTTAAACCTTAAACAAAATAATTTTATTTTTGCCTTACGCAATCATCTCAACTTAGAATTAGATTTGCGATCGCTTTCCCTACTTTCAACCTCAGAAAATGTATTAATCAGTTCTGGTAACTTATTAGAACTGCAATTTATGTTAACAACTCCTTGGGGTGCAAAGGTTATTAATCCGATCAGTATGGCTGAAGTATCAGGCGAACCCATATTAGTCAATGTTGAATCTAAGGGAAAACAAGTGATCTGGACACTTAAACCCGGAGAAATTAATCACTTAGAAGCAATTTTCTGGGTTCCCAGTCCCATTGGAATTGGCACAGTTTTGATTATCCTGATAACGGCTTTAGGAATTTACCTCAAGTCTAATGTCCGTCCCTCAATTAAAACGGTAAAAAACCCCATTCCCACAAAGGTTTAA
- a CDS encoding type II toxin-antitoxin system HicB family antitoxin, with protein sequence MKTKTLTAIVYREDDLYVAECPEVGTVDQGETIEEAIANLKEATKLYLEECPLPDDISPRFVTSIEVDYAEIA encoded by the coding sequence ATGAAAACGAAGACTTTAACTGCTATTGTTTATCGGGAAGATGATCTTTATGTGGCTGAATGTCCTGAAGTTGGGACAGTTGATCAAGGTGAAACAATTGAAGAAGCGATCGCTAACCTGAAAGAAGCAACAAAACTTTATTTAGAAGAATGTCCTTTACCTGATGACATTAGCCCCCGGTTTGTGACCAGTATTGAGGTAGATTATGCCGAAATTGCCTAG
- a CDS encoding sugar phosphate nucleotidyltransferase, whose product MKAMILAAGKGTRIRPITYTIPKPLIPILQKPVMEFLVELLRMHGFDQIMVNVSHLANEIENYFRDGQKFGVDIAYSFEGRIEEGNLIGQALGSAGGMKRIQDFNPFFDDTFVVLCGDALIDLDLTAAVKWHREKGSIATIVMKSVPRDQVSSYGVVVTDETGRIKAFQEKPSVDEALSTDINTGIYIFEPEIFKYIPSACEYDIGSELFPHLVEIDAPFYGISMDFKWVDIGKVPDYWQAIRSVLLGYIQNVSVPGQQVRPGVYTGLNVAVNWDQVNIQGPVYIGGMTRIEDGATIIGPTMIGPNCWVCSDAYVDNSVIFEYSRLGPGVRLVDKLVFGRYCVDKLGASIDVQAAALDWLITDTRQVFNSHSSERQAIVDLLGNT is encoded by the coding sequence ATGAAAGCGATGATTCTGGCGGCTGGAAAAGGAACTCGCATCCGTCCGATTACTTATACAATTCCTAAACCTTTAATTCCTATCCTGCAAAAACCAGTGATGGAATTTTTGGTAGAATTACTGCGAATGCACGGGTTTGACCAAATTATGGTTAATGTTAGCCATTTAGCGAATGAAATTGAAAACTATTTTCGAGATGGTCAAAAATTTGGAGTTGATATCGCCTATTCTTTTGAAGGAAGAATTGAAGAAGGAAATTTAATCGGACAAGCTTTAGGTTCGGCGGGAGGGATGAAACGAATTCAAGACTTTAATCCTTTTTTTGATGATACTTTCGTGGTGTTGTGTGGCGATGCGTTAATTGATTTGGATTTAACCGCCGCCGTAAAATGGCATCGAGAAAAAGGCTCAATTGCTACTATTGTGATGAAATCTGTTCCTAGGGATCAAGTTTCTAGTTATGGAGTTGTTGTTACTGATGAAACGGGTCGGATCAAAGCATTTCAAGAAAAACCTTCCGTCGATGAAGCTCTCAGCACGGATATTAATACTGGGATTTATATTTTTGAGCCAGAGATTTTCAAATATATTCCGTCGGCGTGTGAGTATGATATTGGCAGCGAATTATTTCCCCATTTAGTAGAAATTGATGCCCCTTTTTATGGGATTTCAATGGATTTTAAATGGGTGGATATTGGGAAAGTCCCCGACTATTGGCAAGCGATTCGCAGTGTGTTATTAGGATATATCCAAAATGTTTCTGTCCCCGGTCAACAGGTACGTCCTGGGGTGTATACGGGGTTGAATGTGGCGGTGAATTGGGATCAAGTCAATATCCAAGGCCCGGTTTATATTGGCGGGATGACTCGCATTGAAGACGGTGCAACAATTATTGGCCCCACGATGATTGGCCCTAACTGCTGGGTTTGCAGCGATGCCTATGTGGACAATAGCGTGATTTTTGAATATTCTCGTTTGGGGCCAGGAGTGCGTTTAGTCGATAAATTGGTATTTGGGCGCTATTGTGTGGATAAGCTCGGAGCCTCTATTGATGTCCAAGCGGCGGCACTTGATTGGTTAATTACGGATACCCGTCAAGTGTTTAATTCTCATTCCTCTGAACGACAAGCAATCGTCGATTTATTAGGGAATACTTAA
- a CDS encoding type II toxin-antitoxin system HicA family toxin, with product MPKLPRLSAKETIVVLERLGFFQTRKTGSHVILKKTISDGEIVCVVPLHRELKVGTLRGILRQAQITPDEFINNL from the coding sequence ATGCCGAAATTGCCTAGACTATCTGCTAAAGAAACAATTGTTGTATTAGAACGTCTGGGATTTTTTCAAACTCGTAAAACCGGGAGTCATGTTATTTTAAAAAAGACCATATCTGACGGTGAAATTGTCTGTGTTGTTCCGTTACACCGAGAATTAAAAGTGGGTACACTTAGAGGAATTTTAAGACAAGCTCAAATTACACCCGATGAATTTATTAATAATTTATAA